One part of the Hyalangium gracile genome encodes these proteins:
- a CDS encoding HupE/UreJ family protein, whose amino-acid sequence MRMARLGVPLALVLAVGVAHAHDADIIYARVQRSQASGPEVRAVLTMTGSTLSLLLPADADGNGSVSQADLDARRPALEVGLWDALPLTAGGAPCTRQEHSALVRETFVELRAVFHCPPGPLRQTYTVLSLLPSNYRVVLGAYGEGGQLFADALRPSLDIPEPGASSSRGLTRGFGGWVQLGMKHIFEGIDHLAFLLALLLVGGRLRQILGMVTAFTVAHSLTLGATALGFILLDAARARWVEAAIAVSIIYVAVENLVRRDHRHRALITFLFGLVHGFGFASVLSSYGLGEQVVSGLLGFNLGVEVGQALIVMALLPLMRLIQRRPTVNLWTVRVLSTVILCSGAWWFVERVG is encoded by the coding sequence ATGCGGATGGCTCGACTCGGGGTACCGCTCGCCCTGGTGCTCGCCGTGGGCGTGGCGCACGCGCACGACGCGGACATCATCTACGCGCGGGTGCAGCGCTCCCAGGCCAGCGGGCCCGAGGTGCGGGCGGTGCTGACCATGACGGGCAGCACGCTGAGCCTGCTGTTGCCCGCGGACGCGGACGGGAATGGCTCCGTCTCTCAGGCGGATCTGGACGCGCGTCGCCCCGCGCTGGAGGTGGGGCTGTGGGACGCGCTACCGCTCACCGCGGGCGGCGCCCCGTGCACGCGCCAGGAGCACTCGGCGCTGGTGCGCGAGACGTTCGTGGAGCTGCGCGCCGTCTTCCACTGTCCGCCGGGGCCGCTGCGGCAGACGTACACGGTGCTCAGCCTGCTGCCGTCCAACTACCGGGTGGTGCTGGGGGCCTATGGCGAGGGAGGCCAGCTCTTCGCGGATGCCCTCCGGCCGAGCCTGGACATCCCCGAGCCTGGGGCCTCGAGCTCGCGCGGCCTCACCCGGGGCTTCGGCGGCTGGGTCCAGCTGGGCATGAAGCACATCTTCGAGGGCATCGATCACCTGGCCTTCCTGCTGGCGCTCCTGCTGGTGGGCGGGCGCCTGCGGCAGATCCTGGGGATGGTGACGGCCTTCACGGTGGCGCACTCGCTCACGCTGGGCGCCACGGCGCTGGGCTTCATCCTGCTGGACGCGGCGCGGGCCCGCTGGGTGGAGGCCGCCATCGCCGTCTCCATCATCTATGTGGCGGTGGAGAACCTGGTGCGGCGCGATCACCGCCACCGCGCCCTCATCACCTTCCTCTTCGGGCTGGTGCACGGCTTCGGCTTCGCCAGCGTGCTGAGCTCCTACGGCCTGGGAGAGCAGGTGGTGTCCGGCCTGCTCGGCTTCAACCTCGGCGTGGAGGTGGGGCAGGCCCTCATCGTCATGGCCCTGCTGCCGCTCATGCGGCTGATCCAGCGCCGGCCGACGGTCAATCTCTGGACGGTTCGAGTGCTCTCCACCGTCATCCTCTGCTCCGGCGCGTGGTGGTTCGTGGAGCGCGTCGGTTGA
- a CDS encoding coiled-coil domain-containing protein, whose amino-acid sequence MAKAESYDDLIFQLGDLARDRLPGKPNCPRTMDRVYRAEEALVARRDELAALEQEMNDEDAAYQDFLAQQEQERAELLVTVKKYKKAVDAIEGKVKDMRKNLSSKKAEVRYGTDSLRKQEAKIHDMEMTRRDPMDIATARENLKKNRLKLMRQQRDIEAIQDDLNNALTPLPGQPGAQGILAHKRMLEMEDESEERESAHKERMAELDQAIAQKEEELQAAEDYLDQALFLLGEDVYKQRISDAQLAPFYPRLDRAQ is encoded by the coding sequence ATGGCGAAGGCAGAGAGCTACGACGATCTCATCTTCCAGCTGGGCGACCTGGCGCGCGATCGGCTGCCGGGCAAGCCCAACTGCCCGCGCACCATGGACCGCGTCTACCGCGCCGAGGAGGCGCTGGTGGCGCGCCGGGACGAGCTGGCGGCGCTCGAGCAGGAGATGAACGACGAGGACGCGGCCTACCAGGACTTCCTCGCCCAGCAGGAGCAGGAGCGCGCCGAGCTCCTCGTCACGGTGAAGAAGTACAAGAAGGCCGTGGACGCCATCGAGGGCAAGGTGAAGGACATGCGCAAGAACCTGTCCTCCAAGAAGGCGGAGGTGCGCTACGGCACCGACAGCCTCAGGAAGCAGGAGGCGAAGATCCACGACATGGAGATGACGCGTCGGGATCCGATGGACATCGCCACCGCGCGCGAGAACCTGAAGAAGAACCGCCTCAAGCTGATGCGCCAGCAGCGCGACATCGAGGCCATCCAGGACGATCTGAACAACGCGCTCACCCCGCTGCCCGGCCAGCCCGGCGCGCAAGGCATCCTGGCGCACAAGCGCATGCTGGAGATGGAGGACGAGAGCGAGGAGCGCGAGTCCGCCCACAAGGAGCGCATGGCCGAGCTCGACCAGGCAATCGCCCAGAAGGAGGAAGAACTGCAGGCCGCGGAAGACTACCTGGATCAGGCGTTGTTCCTGCTCGGCGAAGATGTCTATAAGCAGCGCATCTCGGATGCTCAGCTCGCGCCGTTCTACCCCCGGCTCGATCGCGCCCAGTAA
- a CDS encoding ABA4-like family protein — MNEELILKVLNVPVLLGWLAMVLFPRSRVTRWVLESDALPLGIGVLYLVLVAPHLPGLLREFDTLEHIGAALQRPGMLLAGWIHYLAFDFMVGRVVLADAQRRGIPHLLIVPCLLLTFMLGPVGYLAYALVRLVSRRFRPAVAPLPEPAH; from the coding sequence ATGAATGAAGAGCTGATCCTGAAGGTGCTGAACGTGCCGGTGCTGCTGGGGTGGCTGGCGATGGTGCTGTTTCCGCGTTCTCGGGTGACGCGGTGGGTGCTGGAGAGCGACGCGCTGCCGCTGGGCATCGGCGTGCTCTACCTGGTGCTGGTGGCGCCCCACCTGCCGGGCCTGCTGCGTGAGTTCGACACGCTGGAGCACATCGGGGCGGCGCTGCAGCGTCCCGGCATGCTGCTGGCCGGGTGGATCCACTACCTGGCGTTCGACTTCATGGTGGGCCGGGTGGTGCTCGCGGATGCGCAGCGCCGGGGCATCCCGCACCTGCTCATCGTGCCGTGCCTGCTGCTGACCTTCATGCTCGGGCCGGTGGGCTACCTGGCCTACGCGCTCGTCCGGCTGGTGTCTCGACGCTTCCGGCCCGCCGTCGCGCCGCTGCCCGAGCCCGCTCACTGA
- a CDS encoding lytic transglycosylase domain-containing protein, which translates to MRRWMVAVAAVGLLTGAAAVPSFPFQLPEGSVVESPELAELRVLLAEREAALKEAQTRLQEYQDEAHYQEAVRLGVTDAVKASGLPVRQQRRVAVAIIREAQRNNVDPMLVIALIRCESSFNNYAVSHVGAMGLMQVMPDTGTYLADKAGFRLGRSTNLFDAETNIELGTAYLANLIERFGSLEHALVAYNAGPGMAKKILAKRDVRKKFIAGYPTKVVREFRKLKERQERELTLRAQQQTNQTQG; encoded by the coding sequence ATGAGGCGGTGGATGGTGGCGGTAGCGGCGGTGGGGTTGTTGACGGGGGCGGCGGCGGTCCCCAGCTTCCCGTTCCAGCTCCCGGAGGGGTCGGTGGTGGAGTCGCCGGAGCTCGCGGAGCTGCGCGTGCTGCTGGCCGAGCGGGAGGCGGCGCTGAAGGAGGCGCAGACGCGGCTGCAGGAGTACCAGGACGAGGCCCACTACCAGGAGGCGGTGCGCCTGGGCGTGACGGATGCGGTGAAGGCCTCGGGGCTGCCGGTGCGCCAGCAGCGCCGCGTGGCGGTGGCCATCATCCGCGAGGCCCAGCGCAACAACGTGGACCCCATGCTGGTGATCGCGCTCATCCGCTGCGAGAGCTCGTTCAACAACTACGCGGTGTCTCACGTGGGCGCCATGGGGCTGATGCAGGTGATGCCGGACACGGGCACCTACCTGGCGGACAAGGCCGGCTTCCGGCTGGGCCGCTCCACCAACCTCTTCGACGCGGAGACCAACATCGAGCTGGGCACCGCGTACCTGGCCAACCTCATCGAGCGCTTCGGCTCGCTGGAGCACGCCCTGGTGGCCTACAACGCGGGGCCGGGCATGGCGAAGAAGATCCTCGCCAAGCGCGATGTCCGGAAGAAGTTCATCGCCGGCTACCCGACCAAGGTCGTCCGCGAGTTCCGTAAGCTCAAGGAGCGCCAGGAGCGCGAGCTCACCCTGCGTGCTCAGCAGCAGACGAACCAGACCCAGGGCTGA
- a CDS encoding STAS domain-containing protein produces the protein MTMMAGLQIHQEELAGRITLRLEGTLDWRTAAQLRHSLEALGPREVMLDFTHLREFKDTAVGVLTQSLPAHQKVQFRGLAGHHERMFRYFGVSTGSAPRAYYTPEEILA, from the coding sequence ATGACAATGATGGCGGGGCTGCAGATCCACCAGGAAGAGCTTGCGGGGCGCATCACCCTCCGGCTCGAGGGGACGCTGGACTGGCGCACGGCGGCGCAGCTGCGTCACTCGCTGGAGGCTCTGGGCCCTCGCGAGGTGATGCTGGACTTCACCCACCTGCGCGAGTTCAAGGACACGGCGGTGGGGGTGCTGACCCAGAGCCTGCCGGCGCACCAGAAGGTGCAGTTCCGCGGGCTGGCGGGGCACCACGAGCGGATGTTCCGGTATTTCGGGGTGAGCACGGGCTCCGCGCCGCGCGCCTACTACACCCCGGAAGAGATTCTGGCCTGA
- a CDS encoding lmo0937 family membrane protein, giving the protein MFWTMSIILFVLWALGMTTGSTEGHWVHLLLLFSMVALTVAVAQRGRRLSA; this is encoded by the coding sequence GTGTTCTGGACGATGAGCATCATCCTCTTCGTGTTGTGGGCGCTGGGAATGACGACCGGCTCCACGGAGGGACACTGGGTTCACCTGTTGTTGCTCTTCTCGATGGTGGCCCTGACGGTGGCGGTGGCTCAGCGCGGGCGGCGGTTGTCGGCATGA
- the rplC gene encoding 50S ribosomal protein L3, protein MKGLIGKKIGMTQVFNEEGNLVPVTVIDVNTCQVVGKRTPEKDQYSAVTLGFGAIREKVLTNAQKGFFKKNNAPARRHLKEFRVTPEDAATFNVGDQVKASMFTKGQLVDVTGTTKGRGFQGVMRRWSFKGSQTKTHGTHEYQRHPGAIGQRKTPGRTYPNKKMPGHYGVEQVTTQNLTIVDVDDEKGLLLVKGAIPGHNEAIVYVKPAIKVAMREQHKAAR, encoded by the coding sequence GTGAAGGGTCTGATTGGCAAGAAGATCGGCATGACCCAGGTGTTCAACGAGGAAGGTAACCTCGTCCCGGTCACCGTGATCGACGTGAACACCTGCCAGGTGGTTGGCAAGCGGACGCCGGAGAAGGATCAGTACTCGGCGGTGACGCTGGGCTTCGGCGCGATTCGCGAGAAGGTGCTGACCAACGCGCAGAAGGGGTTCTTCAAGAAGAACAACGCCCCTGCGCGCCGGCACCTGAAGGAGTTCCGCGTGACGCCCGAGGACGCCGCGACGTTCAACGTCGGCGACCAGGTCAAGGCGAGCATGTTCACCAAGGGGCAGCTGGTGGACGTGACGGGCACCACCAAGGGCCGCGGCTTCCAGGGCGTCATGCGCCGGTGGAGCTTCAAGGGCTCGCAGACGAAGACGCACGGTACGCACGAGTATCAGCGTCACCCGGGCGCCATCGGTCAGCGTAAGACGCCGGGCCGCACCTACCCCAACAAGAAGATGCCGGGCCACTACGGCGTGGAGCAGGTGACCACCCAGAACCTGACCATCGTCGACGTGGACGACGAGAAGGGGCTGCTGCTGGTCAAGGGCGCCATCCCCGGCCACAATGAGGCCATCGTCTACGTGAAGCCCGCCATCAAGGTTGCGATGCGCGAGCAGCACAAGGCCGCCCGCTAG
- a CDS encoding trigger factor, with translation MDSKKSPPTTPSGKKPLEVPLYVPPAKQAAQGKEVQLPEVVNAPSLEGLEIKVPAPEGFTAEEVQERFLELARPFATERARLPTEQIAWGDEVLLNLAGYSNGKLIPFSVKTDVWMPLEPEPLLPGLYEAIAGQVPTEGIVVDITLPDDYPVESLRGAPARFLVHIQAAREVKYPDLESPEFLEAFGRGKTIEEATQSVVQQMADEHAQLLLLQARQMVLGEVARRTEVDVPPELIDEEIRRRWGATEGASVAELNFTDEEQEESLNSWLQDEEMRAEVELRLRIGLALGAIVKRDGLKLTPEFVDKVLRDEAESQGLAPADVAAAFKADAQARARLEQVAMHLMAVDYVMKRAKIEFEGA, from the coding sequence ATGGATTCCAAGAAGAGCCCGCCCACCACACCCTCCGGCAAGAAGCCCCTCGAAGTTCCCCTGTACGTCCCCCCCGCCAAGCAGGCGGCTCAGGGCAAGGAGGTGCAGCTGCCGGAGGTCGTGAACGCCCCTTCGTTGGAGGGACTGGAGATCAAGGTCCCCGCCCCGGAGGGCTTCACCGCGGAGGAGGTGCAGGAGCGCTTCCTGGAGCTGGCGCGCCCCTTCGCCACCGAGCGTGCACGTCTCCCCACCGAGCAGATCGCTTGGGGGGATGAGGTGCTGCTCAACCTTGCGGGCTACTCCAACGGCAAGCTCATTCCGTTCAGCGTGAAGACGGACGTGTGGATGCCGCTGGAGCCCGAGCCCCTGCTGCCCGGGCTCTACGAGGCCATTGCGGGCCAGGTCCCCACCGAGGGCATCGTCGTGGACATCACCCTGCCGGACGACTACCCCGTGGAGTCGCTGCGCGGCGCCCCCGCGCGCTTCCTGGTGCACATCCAGGCGGCGCGCGAGGTGAAGTACCCGGACCTGGAGAGCCCCGAGTTCCTCGAGGCTTTCGGTCGCGGCAAGACGATCGAAGAGGCCACCCAGAGCGTCGTCCAGCAGATGGCCGACGAGCACGCCCAGCTGCTGCTGCTCCAGGCCCGCCAGATGGTGCTCGGCGAGGTGGCCCGGCGCACCGAGGTGGACGTTCCCCCCGAGCTCATCGACGAGGAGATCCGCCGTCGCTGGGGCGCCACCGAGGGCGCCTCGGTGGCCGAGCTGAACTTCACCGACGAGGAGCAGGAGGAGTCGCTCAACAGCTGGCTCCAGGACGAGGAGATGCGCGCGGAGGTGGAGCTGCGGCTGCGCATCGGCCTGGCGCTCGGCGCCATCGTCAAGCGCGACGGCCTGAAGCTCACCCCCGAGTTCGTGGACAAGGTGCTGCGCGACGAGGCCGAGTCCCAGGGCCTGGCTCCCGCCGACGTGGCCGCCGCGTTCAAGGCCGACGCCCAGGCCCGCGCCCGCCTCGAGCAGGTGGCCATGCACCTCATGGCGGTGGACTACGTCATGAAGCGCGCGAAGATCGAGTTCGAGGGCGCCTGA